One Benincasa hispida cultivar B227 chromosome 5, ASM972705v1, whole genome shotgun sequence genomic window carries:
- the LOC120078314 gene encoding protein TIC 20-IV, chloroplastic: MYPILACKVTRPYPPPHFSLLRKKTGKMFAVGPSNARLHCNSPNPLLPPPATATATGASVRYKDVFLKRCFKPSQVVIPQCHRFGSSNLDTKLVLSITNTKQEPYKELKCSSSKGILISQLSAAASPHLSGEQGSLFHKLPLLPPRNCAGKSPQAFRDDSYSVKRHSGVTQKPEWWWRTLACVPYLMALQMSSTAYYLLPLLEHLDVDNLIFYIPGFVQKLPWWFPMLYFNLAYFGVVRNKELPHFIRFHVMMGMLLETLLDIVWYSSNFMPLIHYNGTYAMQYWAAVGFIYISSLLVCIRSSLLGTYAKIPFIFENALIHTFFSIGRYYRPF, from the exons ATGTACCCTATTCTTGCATGCAAAGTAACACGGCCCTATCCACCGCCTCACTTTTCCCTTTTGCGCAAAAAAACTGGAAAGATGTTCGCGGTTGGTCCGAGCAACGCCCGACTCCACTGCAACTCTCCGAATCCGCTCCTCCCGCCACCGGCGACGGCGACCGCGACAGGAGCTTCCGTACG GTACAAGGATGTGTTTCTGAAAAGATGTTTCAAGCCCAGCCAAGTGGTTATTCCCCAATGTCATCGATTCGGTTCTTCAAACTTGGACACAAAACTTGTTTTATCTATTACCAATACTAAACAGGAACCTTATAAAGAACTGAAGTGTTCTTCTTCTAAAG GAATATTGATATCACAACTTTCTGCAGCAGCATCCCCACATCTATCTGGGGAACAAGGCAGTCTATTCCACAAACTTCCACTTTTACCTCCAAGAAATTGTGCTGGAAAGAGTCCTCAAGCCTTCAGAGATGACTCTTACAGTGTAAAACGCCACTCTGGGGTCACCCAAAAACCAGAATGGTGGTGGAGAACTTTGGCTTGTGTTCCATACTTGATGGCTTTGCAGATGTCAAGTACAGCATATTACCTCTTGCCCTTGTTGGAGCACTTGGACGttgataatttgatattttatatcCCCGGATTCGTTCAGAAGTTACCGTGGTGGTTCCCCATGTTGTACTTCAACCTCGCATACTTCGGAGTCGTGAGGAATAAAGAATTGCCTCATTTCATTCGGTTCCATGTGATGATGGGGATGTTATTAGAAACCTTGCTAGACATCGTATGGTATTCAAGCAATTTCATGCCACTCATACATTACAATGGTACATATGCAATGCAATATTGGGCAGCAGTGGGGTTCATCTACATTTCCAGCTTGTTGGTGTGTATAAGGAGTTCTCTCTTAGGGACTTATGCCAAAATACCATTCATTTTCGAAAACGCACTTATTCATACATTCTTTAGTATAGGACGATATTATCGACCGTTCTAG
- the LOC120078175 gene encoding 5' exonuclease Apollo-like — MENGLISVDRWSDDSQIYFLTHLHSDHTKGLSSQWSKGLLFCSRLTAKLFPFKFPNFNLSLLRVLEIGLWHSISLTSPSSGSRKVIKVMAIDAHHCPGAVMLLFRGDFGCLLYTGDFRWEMSSERANKGRITLLNALEDDTVDILYLDNTYCNPSYAFPSRQIAAQQIVDIIASHPEHDIIIGIDSLGKEDLLLHISRMLELKVWVWPERLQTMHLLGFNDGFTTKTNLTRVRAVPRYSFSIDTLEGLNQMRPTIGIMPSGLPWVVRPHEGDDVLSGSLLTTRYRKSKLNENGGFLIEKKIGKVESVNKLHKYIFSVPYSDHACFSEIQEFIKLVRPTNIRGIVSSSSCYVEPLYYFGRLCGVKQPVKKFHHKEKRTGKVEKDVEINFVNSEKRRVKSTNVGILNVGVRLGRVSALRRVQRGARLAESDCPG, encoded by the exons ATGGAGAATGGCCTGATTTCGGTGGACCGGTGGTCGGATGATAGCCAGATCTATTTTCTGACTCACCTCCACTCCGACCACACCAAGGGCTTGTCTTCGCAATGGTCTAAAGGCCTACTCTTCTGCTCTCGCCTCACCGCCAAACTATTCCCCTTCAAATTCCCCAATTTCAACCTCTCTTTGCTCCGCGTCCTCGAAATCGGCTTATGGCACTCAATCTCACTGACTTCACCTTCATCTGGTTCTCGGAAAGTTATCAAGGTCATGGCCATCGATGCTCACCATTGTCCTG GTGCTGTTATGCTCTTGTTTCGTGGAGACTTTGGTTGCTTGCTTTACACAGGGGATTTTCGGTGGGAAATGAGTAGTGAAAGGGCCAATAAAGGAAGGATCACGCTTCTCAATGCACTCGAGGATGATACTGTCGACATTCTTTACTTGGATAATACCTATTGTAATCCTTCATATGCCTTTCCTTCTCGACAAATTGCTGCACAACAG ATTGTAGATATCATTGCCTCCCATCCGGAACATGATATCATCATTGGCATTGATTCTCTGGGGAAGGAAGATCTTTTACTTCACATTTCTCGCATGCTTGAATTGAAG GTTTGGGTGTGGCCAGAACGCTTGCAGACCATGCATCTTCTTGGTTTCAATGACGGATTCACTACTAAGACGAATCTTACTAGAGTTCGAGCTGTTCCTCGCTACAGCTTCAGCATAGATACTCTTGAGGGATTGAACCAGATGCGTCCAACAATCGGAATCATGCCATCAGGTCTTCCTTGGGTCGTAAGGCCCCATGAAGGAGATGATGTTCTTTCTGGTTCTCTTCTTACCACACGTTATCGCAAAAGCAAGTTGAACGAAAATGGTGGCTTCTTGATCgagaagaaaattggaaaagtaGAATCAGTAAACAAGTTGCACAAGTACATATTTTCAGTTCCATATTCGGACCATGCTTGCTTCTCAGAGATACAAGAGTTCATAAAGCTTGTCCGTCCAACAAACATTAGAGGCAttgtttcttcatcttcttgttATGTCGAACCGCTTTACTACTTCGGTCGCCTCTGTGGAGTAAAGCAACCTGTAAAGAAGTTTCATCACAAGGAAAAAAGAACAGGGAAAGTTGAAAAAGATGTTGAAATTAACTTTGTTAACTCGGAGAAAAGACGAGTGAAAAGTACAAATGTTGGCATTCTGAATGTGGGGGTTCGTTTGGGTCGAGTGAGTGCATTGAGACGAGTCCAGCGTGGTGCGCGTCTTGCAGAAAGTGATTGTCCTGGGTGA
- the LOC120078553 gene encoding transcription factor MYB14-like: MAKCCCCCDETTVKKGVWTPEEDQKLIDYVNKYGHWNWRRLPKYAGLLRCGKSCRLRWMNYLRPNIRRGGFSLEEEEIIIQIYAQIGGRWSTMAGVMPGRTDNDIKNHWNTVLKRRVMKQQIKKKKMLTKMANKPSLPPLAVAETNPIDEVFSGETLRSNNDQLISNNSTLIIDPTALESVLIETVETPTAGNMNMEAVDERLPASSTGDFWTDPLWMDNSFDISFDYQYRSSGESIGFFNLELDEYLLQEGIY; the protein is encoded by the exons ATGGCTAAGTGTTGTTGTTGCTGTGATGAAACTACAGTGAAAAAGGGTGTGTGGACACCTGAAGAAGATCAAAagcttattgattatgttaaTAAATATGGCCACTGGAATTGGAGGAGACTTCCTAAGTATGCTG GTCTTTTGAGATGTGGAAAGAGTTGCCGATTAAGATGGATGAATTATTTGAGACCTAATATTAGGAGAGGAGGGTTTTCcttagaggaagaagaaattatCATCCAAATCTATGCACAAATTGGTGGAAG ATGGTCTACCATGGCGGGGGTGATGCCAGGCAGAACAGATAATGATATAAAGAATCATTGGAATACAGTTCTGAAGAGAAGAGTGATGAAGCAGCagatcaagaagaagaaaatgttaACAAAAATGGCAAACAAACCGTCTTTGCCGCCGCTCGCGGTGGCTGAAACCAATCCAATTGATGAGGTTTTTTCCGGGGAGACTTTGAGGTCAAACAATGACCAGTTGATCTCCAATAATTCTACTCTCATTATTGATCCAACGGCTCTAGAGAGTGTGCTAATTGAGACTGTTGAAACGCCAACCGCCGGAAATATGAACATGGAGGCGGTGGATGAGCGGCTGCCGGCGAGTTCCACCGGCGATTTTTGGACAGACCCTTTATGGATGGACAACTCTTTTGACATTTCATTTGATTATCAATACCGAAGCTCTGGAGAATCTAttggtttttttaatttagagttGGATGAATATCTTTTGCAAGAAGGCATAtactaa